aggctgagtatagcccacaaagatctccgccacggcacaacccaaggggggggcgccaacccagacaggatgaccacaacagtgaatcaacccactcaggtgacgcaccccctccagggacggcatgagagagccccagcaagccagtgacccagcccctgtaatagggttagaggcagagaatcccagtggaaagaggggaaccggccaggcagagacagcaagggcggttcgttgctccagagcctttccgttcaccttcccactcctgggccagactacactcaatcatatgacccactgaagagatgagtcttcagtaaagacttaaaggttgagaccgagtttgcgtctctgacatgggtaggcagaccgttccataaaaatggagctctataggagaaagccctgcctccagctgtttgcttagaaattctagggacaattaggaggcctgcgtcttgtgaccgtagcgtatgtgtaggtatgtacggcaggaccaaatcagagagataggtaggagcaagcccatgtaatgctttgtaggttagcagtaaaaccttgaaatcagcccttgctttgacaggaagccagtgtagagaggctagcactggagtaatatgatcaaattttttggttctagtcaggattctagcagccgtatttagcactaactgaagtttatttagtgctttatccgggtagccggaaaatagagcattgcagtagtctaacctagaagtgacaaaagcatggattaatttttctgcatcatttttggacagaaagtttctgatttttgcaatgttacgtagatggaaaaaagatgtccttgaaatggtcttgatatgttcttcaaaagaagtcattaaacactgtctaccacatatagtcattaaacactgtctaccacatacagtcactaaacactgtctaccacatacagtcaataaacactgtctaccacatacagtcattaaacactgtctaccacatacagtcattaaacactgtctaccacatacagtcattaaacactgtctaccacatacagtcattaaacactgtctaccacatacagtcattaaacactgtctaccacatacagtcattaaacactgtctaccacatacagtcaataaacactgtctaccacatacagtcattaaacactgtctaccacatacagtcattaaacactgtctaccacatacagtcattaaacactgtctaccacatatagtcattaaacactgtctaccacatacagtcattaaacactgtctaccacatatagtcattaaacactgtctaccacatacagtcattaaacactgtctaccacatacagtcattaaacactgtctaccacatacagtcattaaacactgtctaccacatacagtcattaaacactgtctaccacatacagtcattaaacactgtctaccacatacagtcattaaacactgtctaccacatacagtcattaaacactgtctaccacatacagtcattaaacactgtctaccacatacagtcattaaacactgtcacatacagtcattaaacactgtctaccacatacagtcattaaacactgtctaccacatacagtcattaaacactgtctaccacatacagtcattaaacactgtctaccacatacagtcattaaacactgtctacacatacagtcacagtcagtcattaaacactgtctaccacatacagtcattaaacactgtctaccacatacagtcattaaacactgtctaccacatacagtcattaaacactgtctaccacatacagtcattaaacactgtctaccacatacagtcattaaacactgtctaccacatacagtcattaaacactgtctaccacatacagtcattaaacactgtctaccacatacagtcattaaacactgtctaccacatacagtcattaaacactgtctaccacatacagtcattaaacactgtctaccacatacagtcattaaacactgtctaccacatacagtcattaaacactgtctaccacatacagtcattaaacactgtctaccacatacagtcattaaacactgtctaccacatacagtcattaaacactgtctaccacatacagtcattaaacactgtctaccacatacagtcattaaacactgtctaccacataagtcaataaacactgtctaccacatacagtcattaaacactgtctaccacatacagtcattaaacactgtctacagtcattaaacagtcattaaacactgtctaccacatacagtcattaaacactgtctaccacatacagtcattaaacactgtctaccacatacagtcattaaacactgtctaccacatacagtcattaaacactgtctaccacatacagtcattaaacactgtctaccacatacagtcattaaacactgtctaccacatacagtcattaaacactgtctaccacatacagtcattaaacactgtctaccacatacagtcattaaacactgtctaccacatacagtcattaaacactgtctaccacatacagtcattaaacactgtctaccacatacagtcattaaacactgtctaccacatacagtcattaaacactgtctaccacatagtcagtcattaaacactgtctaccacatacagtcatttgtcacatacagtcatacagtcattaaacactgtctaccacatacagtcattaaacactgtctaccacatacagtcattaaacactgtctaccacatacagtcattaaacactgtctaccacatacagtcattaaacactgtctaccacatacagtcattaaacactgtctaccacatacagtcattaaacactgtctaccacatacagtcattaaacactgtctaccacatacagtcattaaacactgtcaaccacatacagtcattaaacactgtctaccacatatagtcattaaacactgtctaccacatacagtcattaaacactgctTCACTCATTTTCTCACGCCGAAACCAGATGAGATACATAGCTAGTTAAATCGGAGCTTAGAAGCCTAAAATATGACATTATCGACATCAGAGTGGACTGAGTTTTTGTGACTTTACACTTTTTTTgtgactttaccctttgccaaagttttttaaaaattgatAAGGAGTGCAACGGCGAATTGAGTTAATGCGCACAcgaaaatatgcaaataaatgctagaaggagccaataggatctcactagcaCGATttttggctctgcccacctccttgttCTGCCCACAATGATTAATTTtatcccattggaaacgacaggctgtggtctatcttcgTCAGGCTGTGGGTAACTGGTGCATGGAATCAGGcctgaacattatatacaaacaataccagccattATATACAAACAACAGAcctgaacattatatacaaacaataccagccaacaacgacctgaacattatatacaaacaataccagccaacaacgacctgaacattatatacaaacaataccagccaacaacgacctgaacattatatacaaacaataccagccaacaacgacCTGAACATTATTATATgaacaaacaataccagccaacaacagacctgaacattatatacaaacaataccagccaacaacgacctgaacattatatacaaacaataccagccaacaacgacctgaacattatatacaaacaataccagccaacaacgacctgaacattatatacaaacaataccagccaacaacgacctgaacattatatacaaacaataccagccaacaacgacctgaacattatatacaaacaataccagccaacaagtaacgatctgaacattatatacaaacaattattatattatacattatatacacgCACACCAacatggggaaacagagggttaaataatgaacatgtaattggggaatagaaagcaggtgtgtagaaaacaaaagacaaaacaaatggaaaatgaaaagtggatcggcgataagctagaaagccggtgacgtcgaccgccaaatgccgcctgaacaaggagagggacttcggcggaagtcgtgacactctcgggttagttataaaaacattagctaacgttagcatgctAGCGGTAGCTGAGACTCTTGTCAGTAGAGGGTGCACATAAGGAGAAAATTCAAGTATTTCATTCACCGTGTCATTTTGTTTTTTTCTCCAGGGTCGTCTCAGATTCAACTTGTCGGTTCAGCTGATCCAGTCGTTGCCTTGGCTGGTGACGACGTCATACTACCATGTTACCTGGAACCCAACGTCAGTGCTGTGGACATGATGGTGGAGTGGACAAGACCTGACCTGAAACCTCAAAGGGTCCATCTTTACCGTGAAGGTCGAGACTCCGACGGTGAACAGCTTCCGTCCTACAGGGGAAGGACATCACTGTTTAAAGAAGAACTGAAGAACAGCAATGTCTCTTTAAAACTGACCGGAGTTACCCTCTCTGATGCTGGAGACTACAAGTGCTTCATTCCAACACTGAAGAAGGAAACAACCATTCCACTCATAGTTGGTAAATCATAAATACTGGAGTGAACAAGTGATCAGAGGTTTCTGAGTACAATCATAGCTCTATATGCTGAAAGGGGAAATGATTGTGTCTGTTTTTATCTTGTATCTGTAGGTGCTGTATCTCAGCCAGTGATCTCTGTTTTATCTTGTATCTGTAGGTGCTGTATCTCAGCCAGTAATCTCTGTTTTATCTTGTATCTGTGTAGGTGCTGTATCTCAGCCAGTGATCTCTGGTTTATCTTGTATCTGTGTAGGTGCTGTATCACAGCCAGTGATCTCTGTTTTATCTTGTATCTGTGTAGGTGCTGTATCTCAGCCAGTGATCTCTGTTTTATCTTGTATCTGTAGGTGCTGTATCTCAGCCAGTGATCTCTGTTTTATCTGGTATCTGTGTAGGTGCTGTATCTCAGCCAGTGATCTCTGTGTTATCTTGTATCTGTGTAGGTGCTGTATCTCAGCCAGTGATCTCTATTAATGGAACCAAAGACTGGGGGGTGGTCCTGAAGTGTGACTCCGGAGGCTGGTACCCACAGCCTGAGCTTGAGTGGTTGGACAGTCATGGAAACGTCCTCTCTGCTACTGAACCCACTGAGACAAGCAACTCAACAGAGACCGAGATGAACCCTGAGGGTCGCTACACCGTGAGACGATATGTCACCATCCGGAACACTGACAACAACAGGTTCACCTGTAGAGTTGTACAGCCGCAGATCAACCAGACAAGGGAGACACAGATTCATGTCCCAGGTGAGGTTTTCATTGGTTAACCCACGTACCTGAGACCTTTTCTTTAGATAGACTAGTGGAAAAGATCGGGTTTCCAATAGGATGACCTTGATGGTCTAAGCTGTTTTGAGTTGTATTATGTTATACATTATAATTTACTCCctgtcatacagtagatatataggtgttataatgtgttataatggttctacctgtcatacagtagatatataggtGTTAtaatggttctacctgtcatacagtagatatataggtGTTATAATGGTTCTACctatcatacagtagatatataggtATTGCAATGTGTTATAAGGGTTCTACctgtcatacagtagatatataggtGTTAtaatggttctacctgtcata
The window above is part of the Oncorhynchus tshawytscha isolate Ot180627B unplaced genomic scaffold, Otsh_v2.0 Un_contig_6133_pilon_pilon, whole genome shotgun sequence genome. Proteins encoded here:
- the LOC121843304 gene encoding butyrophilin subfamily 1 member A1-like, with product SSQIQLVGSADPVVALAGDDVILPCYLEPNVSAVDMMVEWTRPDLKPQRVHLYREGRDSDGEQLPSYRGRTSLFKEELKNSNVSLKLTGVTLSDAGDYKCFIPTLKKETTIPLIVGAVSQPVISINGTKDWGVVLKCDSGGWYPQPELEWLDSHGNVLSATEPTETSNSTETEMNPEGRYTVRRYVTIRNTDNNRFTCRVVQPQINQTRETQIHVPDDMFPSVWWIVGIIIPAVAAIVAVVVLLYFRRKQRHKLKKEGSFLS